A window from Bufo bufo chromosome 1, aBufBuf1.1, whole genome shotgun sequence encodes these proteins:
- the BTG4 gene encoding protein BTG4, whose translation MTIWVDPFEVCCRYGEKNSPFTIASFMGKEDCNVSKRISTAVDKANSDYHSGTSSDEEPPIKEPKAIPTVSNPNSIYQAHTKCTDYSQPMQTWSQFPRRKNYPHDGYRQHQTAGYYPQHRAYKPYRQSAAFAGPRLDRYHWVNTRR comes from the exons ATGACCATATGGGTGGATCCATTTGAAGTGTGCTGCAG ATATGGTGAGAAGAATAGCCCATTCACAATTGCAAGCTTTATGGGTAAAGAAGATTGTAATGTGTCAAAGAGAATTAGCACCGCTGTAGATAAAGCCAACTCTGACTATCACTCTGGGACCTCTTCAGATGAAGAGCCTCCTATAAAGGAACCAAAGGCCATTCCTACAGTGAGCAATCCCAACAGTATCTACCAGGCACACACGAAG TGTACAGACTACAGTCAGCCTATGCAAACTTGGTCCCAGTTTCCTCGGAGAAAGAATTACCCACATGATGGGTATCGCCAGCACCAGACTGCAGGCTACTATCCTCAGCACAGAGCTTATAAACCTTACAGACAGTCTGCTGCATTTGCAGGTCCTCGCCTTGACCGGTATCACTGGGTAAACACAAGACGCTGA